One Dermacentor silvarum isolate Dsil-2018 chromosome 10, BIME_Dsil_1.4, whole genome shotgun sequence genomic window carries:
- the LOC119466233 gene encoding uncharacterized protein LOC119466233 isoform X2 has protein sequence MKNQVVAVFVLLCFTSATVNANAAVDAVVEQLKSLVREFVPDQAKAQEYLSAIDGARECLTAAKDFNPKIVQQLADSAIPTAIECGGRHIGIRDPVERATAIRGCLVEKANSFKQSIGMTPEEIKLFDDASACIQDKTKGLV, from the exons ATGAAGAACCAAGTTGTGGCAGTTTTTGTGTTACTTTGCTTCACCTCTGCCACAGTGAATGCAAACG CTGCAGTGGACGCCGTCGTCGAGCAACTGAAGTCCTTGGTGCGCGAATTCGTGCCGGACCAGGCCAAGGCCCAGGAGTACCTGAGCGCGATCGACGGCGCGCGCGAGTGCCTCACAGCCGCCAAGGACTTCAACCCGAAAATCGTCCAGCAA CTTGCCGACAGCGCCATTCCGACAGCCATAGAGTGCGGCGGAAGACATATCGGCATCAGGGACCCTGTGGAAAGAGCAACCGCG ATAAGGGGCTGCTTGGTGGAGAAGGCGAATAGCTTTAAG CAATCCATTGGAATGACGCCAGAAGAAATCAAGCTGTTCGACGATGCTTCA GCTTGCATCCAAGACAAAACTAAAGGACTAGTTTAG
- the LOC119431346 gene encoding uncharacterized protein LOC119431346, producing the protein MHRFLAVAVVLCLTSLVVDANVDVIIDRLKSLVRQLVPNEAMAQQFMDRIDSTRECLLMARDINPAIIQRFTDGIIPTATECAARTIGISDRTERSNALRTCFQERADRFKRKKRRRYGALNRSTLLFPYIRVHTNRPE; encoded by the exons ATGCACCGATTCCTCGCAGTCGCCGTTGTTCTATGTCTCACATCACTTGTTGTTGACGCCAACG TTGACGTGATCATCGACCGGCTCAAGTCTCTGGTGAGGCAGTTGGTGCCAAACGAGGCCATGGCGCAGCAGTTCATGGACCGCATCGACAGCACACGGGAGTGCCTGCTTATGGCCAGAGACATCAACCCAGCCATAATACAGCGG TTCACAGACGGCATCATACCGACGGCTACGGAGTGCGCCGCCAGGACTATAGGTATCTCCGATCGTACCGAAAGAAGCAACGCG CTAAGAACTTGCTTTCAAGAGAGGGCCGACAGGTTCAAG CGTAAGAAACGGCGCAGGTATGGTGCACTGAATAGGTCGACCCTGCTCTTTCCTTACATTCGAGTGCACACCAACAGACCCGAATAA